In Bryobacteraceae bacterium, the following proteins share a genomic window:
- a CDS encoding aldehyde dehydrogenase family protein, with protein MLHLPVLRWGTPYTSLDQDTVVHFLTGETLAKVSQANTGLLGRDMKYAERARRVLTEIPVAELIAMMKKAGALYQNATLPMGDGEQTPDDFARQQSASTGLPEHMCKANMAKNHFVLANMDKILDALTRGLPLDILTQGYGLESRGVTVSYQVQTPVLGLVLPSNSPGVHTLWLPVIPMQVGLLLKPGPQEPWTPYRMAAAMFEAGVPREAIAIYPGGADVGAAVVSRTNRCMIFGGTATVDRYKGDPRVQVHGPGFSKILIGDDVVDRWEQFIDVIADSVFLNSGRGCINTSGVWASRHTREIAQALAEKLGPIQPKPPEDPESTLAAFTIPGAAKAIWGMIESRLGESGVEHVTEKFGPRLVEMPRCGYLRPTVIHCASAEKALANTEFMYPFVTVVECPQERMIEQIGPTLVASAITGDENWKRQLIDARHIDRLNIGPIPTIKLDWLQPHEGNIVEFLYRPRAFQAAV; from the coding sequence TTGCTGCACTTACCTGTTCTTCGATGGGGAACCCCGTACACGAGCCTGGACCAGGATACGGTGGTTCACTTTCTCACCGGCGAGACGCTGGCCAAGGTGAGCCAGGCGAACACCGGTTTGCTGGGGCGCGACATGAAGTACGCCGAGCGCGCGCGCCGCGTTCTCACCGAGATTCCGGTGGCGGAACTGATCGCGATGATGAAGAAGGCCGGCGCGCTGTATCAGAACGCCACGCTGCCGATGGGCGACGGCGAACAGACGCCGGACGACTTCGCGCGTCAGCAATCGGCCTCCACCGGCCTGCCCGAGCACATGTGCAAGGCGAACATGGCGAAGAACCACTTCGTGCTGGCCAACATGGACAAGATCCTCGACGCGCTCACGCGCGGGCTTCCGCTGGACATCCTGACGCAGGGCTACGGGTTGGAATCGCGCGGCGTCACGGTGAGCTACCAGGTGCAGACTCCCGTGCTCGGCCTGGTGCTGCCGTCGAACTCGCCGGGCGTGCATACGTTGTGGCTGCCGGTGATCCCGATGCAGGTGGGCCTGCTGCTGAAACCGGGCCCGCAGGAGCCATGGACGCCGTATCGCATGGCGGCCGCGATGTTCGAGGCCGGCGTTCCGCGCGAAGCGATCGCCATTTATCCGGGCGGGGCCGACGTGGGAGCGGCCGTGGTCAGCCGGACGAACCGGTGCATGATCTTTGGCGGCACCGCCACCGTGGATCGCTACAAGGGCGACCCTCGCGTCCAGGTGCACGGACCGGGCTTTTCGAAGATCCTGATCGGCGACGATGTTGTCGACCGGTGGGAGCAGTTCATCGACGTCATCGCCGACAGCGTATTTCTGAATAGCGGACGCGGGTGCATCAATACGTCCGGAGTTTGGGCATCGCGTCACACGCGCGAGATCGCCCAGGCGCTCGCCGAGAAGCTGGGGCCGATCCAGCCGAAGCCGCCCGAGGATCCGGAGAGCACGCTCGCCGCCTTCACCATCCCCGGCGCGGCGAAGGCGATCTGGGGCATGATCGAATCCCGTCTTGGCGAATCCGGCGTTGAGCACGTCACTGAAAAGTTTGGCCCGCGCCTTGTGGAGATGCCGCGGTGCGGATACCTGCGGCCGACCGTGATCCACTGCGCGTCGGCTGAGAAGGCGCTTGCGAATACGGAGTTCATGTACCCGTTCGTCACCGTCGTCGAGTGCCCGCAGGAGCGGATGATCGAGCAGATCGGCCCGACGCTTGTGGCGTCGGCGATCACGGGCGATGAAAACTGGAAACGGCAGTTGATCGATGCGCGGCATATCGACCGGCTGAATATCGGCCCGATCCCTACGATCAAGCTCGATTGGCTGCAGCCGCACGAAGGCAACATCGTCGAGTTTCTGTATCGGCCGAGGGCTTTCCAGGCCGCGGTCTGA
- a CDS encoding PQQ-dependent sugar dehydrogenase — translation MRVRNRAAAGLLMAALAFGQRAPETRDDVARPGGRLPGNPKIALVKVADGFYDPTNVASAHDGSGRLFVTERVGRVIIVQKDGTVQKEPFLDLTKINPLGNDVQTGFVEQGLYSIAFHPKFKENGYFYVHYASLPFNGDGVIVRFQVDSRSPNVMTPERTNQTAKVLMRIEQPYYNHNGGQIEFGPDGYLYIGSGDGGWEGDPYGAGQDLNTLLGKILRIDVNTPDDTIPYRIPASNPYATAGSERLMQLFGISEVDFAKIKTRVRPEIWAYGSRNPYEFSFDPKSGHLYIADVGQNHWEEIHFQPASSKGGENYGWNKLQGSWCHPMTGPNDKCPQVGILPAGEYPHEVPYPGAKPLKDGHGCSIEGLGVANYGGMNGVYLVGDWCTGRVFGLGWDGGKWQLQELLHTNLQFTAGGNGEDGFVYAVNCFCFYTSDKGPLANPPGALWKIVPASQVPAGAETARTVVETSQSGADAGGPGFRYALDNRPMPLDLMAGERVTQQATEFQKTKKNPYTGNQAAIAAGKASYGQWCAACHLADGTGRIGSNLVDNQYTYPRVNTDGGMFEVIYGGASGAMQSFGNRVSQDEILKIMAYMETLRKR, via the coding sequence ATGCGCGTAAGGAATCGGGCGGCGGCGGGTTTATTGATGGCGGCGTTGGCGTTCGGGCAACGGGCGCCGGAAACGAGGGACGATGTGGCGCGACCGGGCGGCCGACTGCCGGGGAATCCGAAGATTGCGCTGGTGAAGGTGGCCGACGGGTTCTATGACCCGACGAACGTGGCCTCGGCCCACGACGGCAGCGGGCGGCTGTTCGTCACCGAGCGGGTGGGTCGCGTGATCATCGTGCAGAAAGACGGCACGGTTCAAAAAGAGCCGTTTCTCGACCTGACGAAGATCAATCCGCTGGGCAACGACGTGCAGACGGGCTTCGTGGAACAGGGGCTGTACTCGATCGCCTTCCACCCGAAGTTCAAAGAGAACGGGTATTTCTACGTCCACTACGCGTCGCTGCCGTTCAACGGGGACGGGGTGATCGTGCGGTTCCAGGTGGACTCGCGGAGTCCGAACGTGATGACGCCGGAGCGGACCAATCAGACGGCGAAGGTGCTGATGCGGATCGAGCAGCCTTATTACAACCACAACGGCGGGCAGATCGAGTTCGGGCCGGACGGATACCTGTATATCGGCAGCGGCGATGGAGGATGGGAAGGCGACCCGTATGGGGCGGGCCAGGATCTGAACACGCTGCTCGGCAAGATTCTGCGGATCGACGTGAACACGCCCGACGACACCATTCCGTATCGCATTCCGGCGTCGAACCCGTATGCGACGGCGGGTTCCGAGCGGCTGATGCAATTGTTCGGGATCAGCGAGGTGGATTTCGCAAAGATCAAGACGCGGGTACGTCCGGAGATCTGGGCGTATGGAAGCCGGAATCCGTATGAGTTTTCGTTCGATCCGAAGTCGGGACACCTGTACATCGCCGATGTGGGGCAGAACCATTGGGAGGAGATCCACTTCCAGCCGGCGTCGAGCAAGGGTGGGGAGAACTACGGGTGGAACAAGTTGCAGGGGAGTTGGTGTCATCCGATGACGGGTCCGAACGACAAGTGCCCGCAGGTGGGAATTCTGCCGGCGGGGGAGTATCCGCACGAGGTTCCTTATCCGGGGGCGAAGCCGTTGAAGGATGGCCACGGGTGCTCGATCGAGGGCCTGGGCGTGGCAAACTACGGCGGGATGAATGGGGTTTACCTGGTGGGCGACTGGTGCACAGGGCGGGTGTTCGGCCTCGGGTGGGACGGCGGCAAATGGCAGTTGCAGGAGTTGCTGCACACGAACTTACAGTTCACGGCGGGCGGCAACGGTGAGGATGGTTTTGTCTACGCTGTGAATTGCTTCTGTTTCTACACTTCGGACAAGGGGCCGTTGGCGAACCCGCCGGGGGCGCTGTGGAAGATCGTACCGGCGAGCCAGGTTCCGGCTGGTGCGGAGACGGCGCGGACGGTGGTGGAGACAAGCCAGAGCGGCGCGGACGCCGGCGGGCCGGGGTTCCGCTACGCGCTGGACAACCGGCCGATGCCGCTGGACCTGATGGCGGGCGAGAGAGTGACGCAGCAGGCGACGGAGTTCCAGAAGACGAAGAAGAACCCTTACACCGGCAACCAGGCGGCGATCGCGGCTGGCAAGGCCTCCTATGGGCAGTGGTGCGCGGCGTGCCACCTGGCCGATGGGACGGGACGGATCGGGTCCAACCTCGTGGACAACCAGTACACGTATCCGCGAGTGAATACGGACGGGGGAATGTTCGAGGTGATTTACGGTGGGGCATCGGGCGCGATGCAGTCGTTCGGCAACCGGGTGAGCCAGGATGAGATCCTGAAGATTATGGCGTACATGGAGACCCTAAGGAAGCGCTGA
- a CDS encoding GMC family oxidoreductase, translated as MPDTKYDVLIIGSGASGGMAAHTLTGLGAKCLMLDAGPLVDFSRARTTRAAHELPYRGMGKPGRLPHVIQANEHNANQWVDETEIPYTHSPDSPYNWVRIRMIGGKSLFWARMSFRLSDYEFKAASHDGFGADWPIAYADLAPFYDRVDPIFRVSGRTAGLKQLPDGKFLEDESPWSGAMERFISSCSKRDIPVTKMRRSIGQGPFASSFNLLLPDAMASGNLTIVPNAVVRELTVDRNTGLVNGAHFVDRKSKRELHATARAVVLGASCLESTRILLNSGIANSSGVLGRYLHDQMYISQAVNAIVPEARDGKAPRGLMGGGGIVPRFVNLEKGNQEGFLRGYAFDMNTGGSPDPRYIPAYGAELEKAIDSYRGANVSVTVMGEVLARPENRVTINKKVTDAFGIPVLHIETKYTDNEHKMAKHAVETFAEICRGAGFEVLSRNGQAFPPGYSIHELGTCRMGADAKKSVLNRWNQSHDIRNLFVVDGSSFVTGGWQNPTLTILALSMRASEHLAGEMKKGNV; from the coding sequence ATGCCCGACACCAAGTACGACGTCCTCATCATCGGCTCCGGCGCCTCCGGCGGCATGGCCGCCCACACCCTCACCGGGCTCGGCGCGAAGTGCCTCATGCTCGACGCCGGTCCGCTCGTCGATTTCAGCCGTGCCCGCACCACCCGGGCCGCCCACGAGCTCCCCTACCGCGGCATGGGCAAACCCGGCCGACTCCCCCACGTCATCCAGGCCAACGAACACAACGCCAATCAGTGGGTGGACGAGACCGAAATCCCCTACACCCACTCCCCGGACTCGCCCTACAACTGGGTGCGCATCCGCATGATCGGCGGCAAGAGCCTGTTCTGGGCGCGCATGTCGTTCCGCCTCAGTGACTACGAATTCAAGGCCGCCAGCCACGACGGCTTCGGCGCGGATTGGCCCATCGCCTACGCCGACCTCGCCCCCTTCTACGATCGTGTCGACCCCATCTTCCGCGTCTCCGGCCGCACCGCCGGCCTCAAGCAACTCCCCGACGGCAAGTTCCTCGAGGACGAATCGCCCTGGAGCGGCGCCATGGAGCGCTTCATCTCCTCCTGCTCCAAGCGCGACATCCCCGTCACCAAGATGCGCCGGTCCATCGGCCAGGGGCCCTTCGCAAGCTCGTTCAACCTCCTGCTCCCGGACGCGATGGCTTCCGGCAACCTCACCATCGTTCCTAACGCCGTTGTCCGCGAGCTCACCGTCGACCGCAATACCGGCCTCGTCAACGGCGCCCATTTCGTGGACCGTAAGTCCAAACGCGAACTCCACGCCACTGCCCGCGCCGTCGTCCTCGGCGCATCCTGCCTCGAGAGCACACGGATTCTCCTCAACTCCGGCATCGCCAACTCGAGCGGTGTCCTTGGCCGCTACCTGCACGACCAGATGTATATCTCCCAGGCCGTGAACGCCATCGTGCCCGAGGCCAGGGACGGCAAGGCCCCCCGCGGCCTGATGGGCGGCGGCGGCATCGTGCCCCGCTTCGTCAATCTCGAAAAAGGCAACCAGGAGGGCTTCCTCCGCGGCTACGCCTTCGACATGAACACCGGCGGCTCGCCGGACCCCAGGTACATCCCCGCCTACGGCGCTGAACTTGAAAAGGCGATCGATTCCTACCGCGGCGCCAACGTCTCGGTGACAGTCATGGGCGAAGTGCTGGCCCGCCCCGAAAACCGCGTGACGATCAACAAGAAGGTCACCGACGCGTTCGGCATTCCGGTGCTCCACATCGAGACGAAGTACACCGACAACGAACACAAAATGGCGAAACACGCCGTCGAAACCTTCGCCGAGATCTGCCGCGGCGCCGGCTTTGAAGTGTTGTCGCGAAACGGCCAGGCGTTCCCGCCGGGCTATTCAATCCACGAACTCGGCACGTGCCGCATGGGCGCCGATGCGAAAAAGAGCGTGCTGAACCGCTGGAACCAGAGTCACGACATCCGGAACTTGTTCGTGGTCGACGGAAGCAGCTTCGTCACCGGCGGCTGGCAGAACCCGACCCTCACCATCCTCGCGCTCTCCATGCGCGCGTCGGAGCATCTGGCCGGCGAGATGAAGAAGGGGAACGTCTAA
- a CDS encoding DUF692 family protein codes for MTDRAGLGWRPELAAGIFANLDRIDVIEVIADDYLRAGRREMDALRTLKGQAPVTLHSIGLGPASTVAVEQERLDALARLVGLAEPETWSEHLAFMRGGGVEIGHLSMPPRNGATVEGAAANLERLTRAVGTPPMVENIATLIDPPASDLTEAQWLAAILRASPCPLLLDLHNVVTNARNLGYEARELLDALPLERVSHVHIAGGRTLPEPGSPILDTHRHDTPAAVFDLLEELARRAPGPLTVVLERDGRYPPMEALVAELDRAREAMRAGRARSASSETAVT; via the coding sequence TTGACGGACCGCGCGGGGCTCGGCTGGCGGCCGGAACTGGCCGCCGGAATCTTCGCCAACCTCGACCGTATCGACGTGATCGAGGTGATCGCCGACGATTACCTGAGAGCTGGCCGCCGCGAGATGGACGCGCTTCGAACTCTGAAAGGCCAGGCGCCGGTGACGCTGCACAGCATCGGACTGGGGCCGGCGTCGACGGTTGCGGTGGAGCAGGAACGGCTGGACGCGCTGGCGCGGCTGGTGGGTCTGGCGGAGCCGGAGACGTGGAGTGAACACCTCGCGTTCATGCGGGGCGGCGGGGTGGAGATCGGACACTTGTCGATGCCGCCGCGGAACGGAGCGACGGTGGAGGGCGCGGCGGCGAACCTCGAGCGGCTAACGCGGGCGGTCGGGACACCGCCGATGGTGGAGAACATCGCGACGCTGATCGATCCGCCGGCGAGCGACCTCACGGAAGCCCAGTGGCTGGCGGCGATCCTGCGGGCGTCGCCGTGTCCGCTGCTGCTCGATCTGCATAACGTGGTGACCAATGCGCGAAACCTTGGGTACGAGGCGCGGGAGTTGCTGGATGCGCTGCCGCTCGAGCGCGTGAGTCATGTCCACATCGCGGGCGGGCGGACTCTTCCCGAACCGGGCTCACCGATTCTCGATACGCATCGGCACGATACGCCGGCCGCGGTTTTCGACTTGCTGGAAGAGCTGGCGCGGCGCGCTCCCGGTCCGTTAACGGTGGTGCTCGAACGCGACGGCAGGTATCCGCCGATGGAGGCGCTAGTGGCGGAACTGGATCGGGCGCGTGAGGCGATGCGCGCGGGCCGGGCGCGATCGGCGTCAAGCGAGACAGCGGTAACGTAA
- a CDS encoding gluconate 2-dehydrogenase subunit 3 family protein, producing MSEAIPGKIRRRRFLNAVAAATAATPAAVAQEAGRRRAPNPDRASAPADPSPYPTLAVSATGDIAAPATLFLSDAQFTALRRLAELLTPAIPPRPGAIEAGVPEFLDFLISQDPARQHTYRPGLDALNRAAQRTSGKPFADLDDSQAAAFLAPLNQPWSSDPITDPIAALLHQAKRDVRQATVNSREYAASGAPPAGRRGFGNQYWYPLD from the coding sequence ATGTCTGAAGCAATTCCGGGCAAAATTCGCCGCCGCCGTTTCCTGAACGCCGTCGCCGCGGCCACCGCCGCCACACCCGCCGCCGTCGCGCAGGAAGCCGGCCGCCGCCGCGCACCGAATCCGGACCGCGCCTCCGCCCCCGCCGACCCGAGTCCCTATCCCACACTCGCCGTCAGCGCCACCGGCGACATCGCCGCCCCCGCCACGCTCTTTCTCTCCGACGCTCAGTTCACCGCCCTCCGCCGCCTCGCCGAACTCCTCACTCCCGCCATCCCGCCCCGCCCCGGCGCCATCGAAGCCGGCGTCCCCGAGTTCCTCGACTTCCTCATCTCTCAGGACCCCGCCCGCCAGCACACCTACCGCCCCGGACTCGACGCCCTCAACCGCGCCGCCCAACGTACGTCCGGCAAACCCTTCGCGGATCTCGACGACTCCCAGGCGGCGGCGTTTCTCGCCCCTCTGAATCAGCCCTGGAGCAGCGACCCAATCACCGATCCCATCGCCGCGCTCCTCCACCAGGCCAAGCGCGACGTTCGCCAGGCCACCGTCAACTCCCGCGAGTATGCCGCTTCCGGCGCGCCGCCGGCGGGCCGCCGCGGCTTCGGCAATCAATACTGGTACCCGCTCGACTAG
- a CDS encoding beta-propeller fold lactonase family protein, which yields MVFALFALILTATAAAESRVALYAAVGTELTRWTVDVGGAALEKRESVRCPASIQYAWPHPSRKYLYVAWSDGGPSGAAGRPTGGAKHGVTAFRVGADGVLTGHGAELALVSRPVHITVDVAGEHLLVAHTIPSALTVYQIAADGTLGAEVKQGALDAGVYAHQVRADPSGKQVILVTRGNVAAKGKPEDPGALKVFDYAGGKLTNRASIAPGGGFGFQPRHLDFHPAQPWVFVSVEAQNQLQVYRKSPDGSFSAAPAFVKSSLSKAGERDGQAASTVHVHPNGRFVYQGNRAGGTVEVNGKRVFAGGENAIAVWALDARSGEPKLVQNADTRGFSPRTFALDPEGRLLVAGNQVPMAVAKGREVVTEPASLTVFRVGGDGRLTYARKYDLAGTSDARSLFWIGIVALP from the coding sequence ATGGTTTTTGCGCTTTTCGCACTCATCCTGACAGCGACGGCGGCGGCTGAATCGCGTGTGGCGCTGTATGCGGCGGTAGGAACGGAGTTGACGCGATGGACGGTGGATGTGGGCGGCGCGGCGCTTGAAAAGCGCGAATCGGTGCGGTGCCCGGCGAGCATTCAATACGCGTGGCCGCATCCATCGCGGAAGTACCTTTACGTAGCCTGGAGCGACGGTGGACCGAGTGGGGCGGCCGGACGACCGACCGGGGGCGCGAAGCACGGCGTGACGGCGTTTCGGGTGGGAGCGGACGGCGTGCTGACGGGGCATGGCGCGGAGTTGGCGCTGGTATCGCGGCCGGTGCACATCACGGTGGATGTCGCGGGCGAGCATCTGCTCGTGGCTCACACGATTCCGAGCGCGTTGACCGTGTATCAGATCGCCGCCGACGGCACGCTGGGAGCGGAGGTGAAGCAGGGAGCGCTCGACGCGGGCGTCTATGCGCATCAGGTGCGGGCCGATCCTTCCGGGAAACAGGTGATCCTGGTGACGCGCGGGAACGTGGCGGCGAAGGGCAAGCCGGAAGACCCGGGCGCGCTGAAGGTTTTCGACTACGCGGGCGGGAAGCTGACCAACCGGGCGTCGATCGCGCCCGGCGGCGGGTTCGGATTCCAGCCGCGGCACCTGGACTTTCATCCGGCGCAGCCTTGGGTTTTTGTTTCGGTGGAGGCGCAGAACCAGTTGCAGGTCTACCGGAAGTCGCCGGACGGCTCGTTCAGCGCGGCTCCGGCGTTCGTAAAGAGCAGCCTGTCCAAAGCGGGAGAGCGGGACGGGCAGGCGGCGAGCACGGTGCATGTGCATCCGAACGGGCGGTTCGTGTACCAGGGTAACCGCGCGGGCGGGACGGTGGAGGTGAACGGGAAGCGGGTGTTCGCGGGCGGGGAGAATGCGATCGCGGTGTGGGCGCTGGATGCGCGGAGCGGCGAGCCGAAGCTGGTGCAGAATGCCGACACGCGCGGCTTCTCTCCGCGGACGTTCGCGCTGGATCCGGAAGGGCGGCTGCTGGTGGCGGGGAATCAGGTTCCGATGGCGGTGGCGAAGGGCCGGGAGGTGGTGACGGAGCCGGCGAGCCTGACGGTGTTTCGTGTGGGCGGGGACGGGCGATTGACCTATGCGCGGAAGTACGATCTGGCGGGGACGTCGGATGCGCGAAGCCTATTTTGGATAGGGATCGTCGCGCTGCCCTAG
- a CDS encoding GDP-mannose 4,6-dehydratase, with protein sequence MKRALITGITGQDGSYLSELLLDKGYEVHGIVRRVALEDPVGRLSRIRGLTGKLQLHAASLESYASIHQVVAKVQPDECYHLAAQSFVSYSFDDEFSTLNTNINGTHYLLSAVKNLAPECRFYFAGSSEMFGRADEVPQRETTRFHPRSTYGISKVAGFDLTRNYREAYGMHASNGILFNHESPRRGFEFVTRKISAGVARIRAGISKQLRLGNLDAKRDWGHAREYVEAMWLMLQQPEPDDYVVATGETHTVREFVELAFAHAGLDWEQYVVIDPELYRPAEVNILLGDASKARQVLGWRNEIGFESLVREMVEADCRMIAGVELRAAAAGSAR encoded by the coding sequence ATGAAGCGGGCACTGATTACGGGGATTACGGGACAGGACGGCTCCTACTTGAGCGAGCTACTGCTCGACAAGGGCTATGAGGTCCACGGCATCGTACGGCGTGTGGCGCTGGAGGATCCGGTGGGGCGGCTGTCGCGGATTCGCGGGCTGACGGGGAAGCTGCAACTGCATGCGGCATCGCTTGAGAGTTACGCGAGCATTCACCAGGTAGTGGCGAAGGTGCAGCCGGACGAGTGTTATCACCTGGCGGCGCAGAGTTTCGTGAGCTACTCGTTCGACGATGAATTTTCGACGCTGAACACGAACATCAATGGGACGCACTACCTGCTTTCGGCGGTAAAGAATCTGGCGCCGGAGTGCCGGTTCTACTTCGCCGGCTCGAGCGAGATGTTCGGGCGCGCCGATGAGGTTCCGCAGCGGGAGACGACGCGGTTTCACCCGCGGTCGACGTACGGGATCAGCAAGGTGGCGGGGTTCGACCTGACGCGGAACTACCGCGAGGCGTACGGGATGCACGCGAGCAACGGGATCCTGTTCAACCACGAGTCGCCGCGGCGGGGCTTCGAGTTCGTGACGCGGAAGATATCGGCGGGGGTAGCGCGGATCCGGGCGGGGATTTCGAAGCAGTTACGGCTGGGGAACCTGGACGCGAAACGTGATTGGGGTCACGCTCGGGAATATGTCGAGGCGATGTGGCTCATGTTACAACAGCCTGAGCCCGATGATTATGTAGTGGCCACAGGTGAAACGCATACCGTGCGCGAGTTCGTGGAGCTCGCATTTGCCCATGCCGGGCTTGACTGGGAGCAGTATGTCGTCATCGATCCGGAGTTGTACCGGCCGGCGGAGGTGAACATCCTGCTCGGCGACGCGTCGAAGGCGCGGCAGGTGCTGGGCTGGCGGAACGAGATCGGGTTCGAGTCGCTGGTGAGGGAAATGGTGGAGGCGGACTGCCGCATGATCGCCGGGGTCGAGTTGCGCGCGGCGGCGGCCGGTTCGGCGCGGTGA
- the der gene encoding ribosome biogenesis GTPase Der: MESPAASPKIVIVGRPNVGKSTLFNLLTASRRAIVGDEPGITRDRIYGAGDHAGKWFEVIDTGGIIPDDEQLIPSEILRQARVALEEAAHIIYVIDGRTEITGADRDLSRMLMQLGKPVSLAVNKIDAPSREALAAGFYELGFDVYPISAEHRIGIEELLDRATEGFPKADGEDESAQPKIRVAIIGRPNVGKSTLLNALVGAERSIVTAEAGTTRDAVDESVVHEGVQYVFVDTAGIRRKGKTKLMAEKLSVVMARKHIQMANAAVVVIDGEEGPTGTDATIAGYAHEAGRPVVLVVNKWDAVNDRNKKEWVARVRETFKFLEYAPIAFLSAKTGAGVGQLFGLIKRGWDSANQRVNTGELNRFFEYLQTDLVNRVKYVTQSGVRPPTFVVFKEGGKTLHFSVERRLANEIRTRFGFAGTPIVIRTRSGSKKASTKRARNRSTA; encoded by the coding sequence ATGGAGTCCCCTGCCGCCTCGCCGAAGATCGTGATCGTCGGCCGCCCGAATGTCGGAAAATCGACGCTTTTCAACCTGCTGACGGCGTCGCGCCGCGCCATTGTCGGCGATGAACCGGGCATCACGCGGGACCGGATCTACGGCGCCGGGGATCATGCGGGTAAGTGGTTCGAGGTGATCGACACGGGCGGCATCATTCCAGACGACGAACAACTGATCCCGTCGGAGATTCTGCGGCAGGCGCGGGTGGCGCTCGAAGAGGCGGCGCACATCATCTATGTGATCGACGGGCGGACGGAGATCACGGGCGCGGACCGGGACCTGTCGCGGATGCTGATGCAGTTGGGCAAGCCGGTATCGCTTGCGGTGAACAAGATCGACGCACCGTCGCGCGAGGCGCTGGCGGCGGGGTTCTACGAACTCGGCTTCGACGTGTATCCGATTTCGGCCGAGCATCGCATCGGCATCGAGGAACTGCTGGACCGGGCGACGGAGGGCTTTCCGAAGGCGGACGGCGAGGACGAGAGCGCGCAGCCGAAGATCCGGGTGGCGATCATAGGGCGGCCGAACGTGGGGAAGTCCACGCTGCTGAACGCGCTGGTGGGCGCGGAGCGTTCGATTGTGACAGCGGAGGCGGGGACGACGCGGGACGCGGTGGATGAGAGCGTAGTGCACGAGGGCGTGCAGTACGTGTTCGTCGACACCGCGGGGATTCGCCGCAAAGGAAAGACGAAGCTGATGGCGGAGAAGCTGAGCGTGGTGATGGCGCGGAAGCATATCCAGATGGCGAACGCGGCGGTGGTGGTGATCGACGGCGAAGAAGGGCCGACCGGGACGGATGCGACGATCGCCGGCTACGCGCACGAGGCAGGGCGTCCGGTGGTGCTGGTGGTGAACAAGTGGGATGCGGTGAACGACCGGAACAAGAAAGAGTGGGTGGCGCGGGTGCGCGAGACCTTCAAGTTTCTGGAGTATGCGCCGATTGCGTTTTTGTCGGCCAAGACGGGGGCGGGCGTGGGGCAGCTTTTCGGGTTGATCAAGCGCGGGTGGGATAGCGCGAACCAACGCGTGAACACGGGCGAATTGAACCGGTTTTTCGAGTATCTGCAGACGGATCTGGTGAACCGGGTGAAGTATGTGACGCAATCCGGGGTGCGGCCGCCGACGTTCGTGGTGTTCAAGGAAGGCGGGAAGACGCTGCATTTTTCGGTGGAGCGGCGGCTGGCGAACGAGATCCGGACGCGGTTCGGGTTCGCGGGGACACCGATCGTGATCCGGACGCGGAGTGGGTCCAAAAAGGCGTCGACGAAGCGGGCGCGGAACCGCAGCACGGCGTAG
- a CDS encoding TIGR04222 domain-containing membrane protein gives MNLTGPEFLGVYLALAAGVLLLNRMFRNGRESGGGQEPPRLSDPYLMACLRGGRDEAARVALVNLVQSGLLSYQGDTVTSASRALPSEILPAAERAVLDKGRAGVTSAHSMVKQVASAPEMRRYEEELRAGGLLPDGQQRSMRLTSMAVCLVVLWGAAGYRILDALSRGRRNVGFLVVLALAAGAVAVVQTFKRRTSFGDRTVAGMRALFAKAAVADAAGAGRAIAPREAAMLAGVWGVGALMAHNDFLFVPSLFPRAKSSPGDGCSSSCGSSCSSSDGGGGSCGGGGCGGCGGGD, from the coding sequence ATGAACCTGACCGGTCCCGAGTTTCTCGGCGTTTACCTCGCGCTGGCGGCGGGCGTGCTTTTGCTGAACCGGATGTTCCGCAACGGGCGTGAATCGGGCGGAGGGCAGGAGCCGCCGCGGCTTAGCGATCCATACCTGATGGCGTGCCTGCGCGGCGGCAGGGACGAAGCAGCGCGTGTCGCGCTGGTGAACCTGGTGCAATCGGGGCTGCTCAGCTACCAGGGTGACACTGTAACGTCCGCGAGCCGGGCGTTGCCGAGTGAGATTCTTCCGGCGGCGGAACGCGCGGTGCTCGACAAGGGCCGCGCGGGCGTCACCTCGGCGCATTCCATGGTGAAGCAGGTGGCGTCCGCGCCGGAGATGCGGCGCTATGAGGAGGAGTTGCGAGCAGGCGGGCTGCTGCCGGACGGGCAACAGCGATCCATGCGTCTGACTTCGATGGCGGTGTGTCTCGTTGTCCTGTGGGGCGCCGCCGGCTACCGGATCCTGGACGCGTTGTCGCGTGGGCGCAGGAACGTCGGGTTCCTTGTGGTGCTGGCTTTGGCGGCCGGAGCGGTCGCCGTCGTGCAGACCTTCAAACGCAGAACATCCTTTGGGGACCGCACCGTGGCCGGGATGCGCGCGCTGTTCGCCAAGGCGGCTGTCGCCGACGCGGCCGGCGCCGGGCGGGCGATCGCGCCGCGCGAGGCGGCGATGCTGGCCGGCGTATGGGGTGTCGGGGCGCTGATGGCGCACAACGACTTTCTGTTCGTGCCGAGCCTGTTCCCGCGGGCGAAGTCGTCACCGGGGGATGGCTGCAGCTCGTCGTGCGGCTCCTCCTGCAGTTCGAGCGATGGAGGGGGCGGCAGTTGCGGAGGCGGAGGCTGTGGAGGCTGCGGGGGCGGCGATTGA